From Bacillus pumilus, one genomic window encodes:
- a CDS encoding thioesterase II family protein, whose protein sequence is MNQLFKTFEKKSDLIQLICFPFAGGYSASYRPLFEQLKGSAEVTAAEPPGHGTNLMPLETSIDQLAELYKEGLTGNLNRPFILFGHSMGGLVVYRLTQLLEKEGVYPAAVVISAIQPPQTKRQILTHLSNEAFVQHIAEMGGIPKELLENKPMMDYFTPSLRADYQALETFQHKDQSVIETPVYLFNGTQDEKCMQDANGWLPWAKTIKRTNFDGGHMYINTHLEHFAEQMRHVIDLAAKQQLIKK, encoded by the coding sequence ATGAATCAGTTATTTAAAACCTTTGAAAAAAAATCAGACCTTATTCAGCTTATTTGTTTTCCTTTTGCAGGCGGTTATTCCGCCTCGTACCGCCCGCTCTTTGAACAGCTAAAAGGCTCTGCCGAAGTAACAGCAGCAGAGCCCCCAGGGCATGGAACCAATCTCATGCCGCTCGAAACGAGCATTGACCAATTGGCTGAGCTGTACAAAGAAGGGCTTACAGGCAACCTGAACCGCCCATTTATCCTGTTCGGACATTCCATGGGAGGACTTGTCGTGTATAGACTGACGCAGCTGCTAGAAAAGGAAGGGGTCTATCCTGCAGCAGTTGTGATCTCGGCCATTCAGCCGCCGCAAACAAAACGGCAGATCCTGACCCATTTATCCAATGAAGCATTTGTTCAGCATATTGCCGAAATGGGCGGGATTCCAAAGGAATTATTAGAGAACAAACCAATGATGGATTACTTTACGCCGTCCTTACGTGCAGACTACCAGGCACTGGAAACCTTCCAGCACAAAGATCAATCCGTCATCGAAACACCCGTTTATTTATTCAATGGAACACAAGATGAAAAATGCATGCAAGATGCAAACGGCTGGCTGCCATGGGCAAAGACCATCAAACGCACCAATTTCGATGGAGGCCACATGTACATCAACACACACCTCGAGCACTTCGCAGAACAGATGAGACATGTGATTGACCTTGCAGCCAAACAACAATTGATAAAGAAATAA
- a CDS encoding stage II sporulation protein M, protein MKINSKRNFLKNYLKNFLVFIIFFLGGFSLSVFASTFIDSIDFKNNINIDSYQEIFFNNLFVSLLILVSGIVSLGLLSSIIIFLNGFFLGAFFISYTYIYGIDIALYYIIFHSPVEIVGLFLFYFVSFDISRQIMRYILSKDKISFKTKGKIYFSQLITGVFFLFIASIIEFYFIKI, encoded by the coding sequence ATGAAGATCAACTCGAAAAGAAATTTTTTGAAAAATTATCTTAAAAATTTTTTAGTTTTTATTATATTTTTTTTAGGAGGTTTTAGTTTAAGTGTTTTTGCTTCAACATTTATAGATAGTATTGATTTTAAAAACAACATAAATATTGACAGCTATCAAGAAATTTTCTTTAATAACCTTTTTGTGTCACTTCTTATATTAGTTTCTGGAATAGTTAGTTTAGGCTTGTTATCTAGTATTATTATTTTTTTAAATGGGTTTTTCCTAGGTGCATTTTTCATATCGTATACGTATATATACGGAATTGACATAGCACTATACTATATTATTTTCCACTCTCCGGTGGAAATTGTCGGGTTGTTTCTTTTTTATTTTGTCTCATTTGATATATCAAGGCAAATTATGCGGTATATACTATCTAAAGACAAAATCTCTTTTAAAACAAAAGGGAAAATCTATTTCAGTCAGCTCATAACCGGGGTTTTCTTTTTATTTATTGCTTCTATTATTGAATTTTATTTCATAAAAATTTGA
- a CDS encoding ABC transporter ATP-binding protein gives MLSLHNLTKEYKDSNFKVMISEMHFKEGSIIGLLGKNGAGKTTILEMIAGLIQPDEGQILINHSKQNFSSIGYMEDDPTLFENLTCFELVKYQSMLVEQPLENDQINEMLRNYGLEEQTHRRSSSLSRGMRQRMSFILTILHNPNIILLDEPFTGLDPTNMADMKKHLRNFKEANKIILLSTHIIQFAADLCDEILFIDNGTIIHSEKKSSGVTFHEDQLEKKFFEKLS, from the coding sequence ATGTTATCACTTCATAATCTAACTAAAGAATATAAAGATTCTAACTTTAAAGTTATGATTTCTGAGATGCATTTCAAAGAAGGTTCAATAATTGGCTTATTAGGTAAAAACGGTGCTGGAAAAACTACTATTCTAGAAATGATAGCTGGATTAATACAACCTGATGAAGGCCAAATATTGATAAATCATAGCAAGCAAAATTTCTCATCTATAGGATATATGGAAGACGATCCAACTCTATTTGAAAACTTAACTTGTTTTGAATTGGTAAAATATCAATCTATGCTTGTAGAACAACCTTTAGAAAATGACCAGATCAATGAGATGTTGCGTAACTATGGATTAGAAGAGCAAACACATCGGCGTTCCTCTTCTCTTTCAAGAGGAATGAGACAAAGAATGTCCTTTATTCTAACAATATTACATAATCCAAACATTATTTTATTAGATGAGCCATTTACAGGTTTGGATCCTACAAACATGGCTGACATGAAGAAACATTTAAGAAATTTCAAAGAAGCCAACAAAATCATTTTGCTCTCCACTCATATCATTCAATTTGCAGCAGACTTATGCGATGAAATCCTTTTTATTGATAATGGTACTATTATTCACTCAGAAAAAAAATCTTCAGGAGTGACTTTTCATGAAGATCAACTCGAAAAGAAATTTTTTGAAAAATTATCTTAA
- a CDS encoding DMT family transporter yields MNISKQKAYAAAIGYATIIGFSFLFVKIALESANPIDLLAHRFTISFAAALLLYPFLRKKNRLSIQWRDLLYIVPFSLLYPVLFFAFQVWGLMYTSSSEAGIIQATIPILTMVLAAWFLKERATWIQVLFTILSVCGVMLLFVMKGIDVKHSHMIGYVLILLSALSSSAYSVFARVITRRFHVIELTFVMTFFGFVFFNAAALIRHSVNGTMPQFFSPFTQASFVWSMLFLGILSSLLTAYLSNYALSQLEAAKVSIFNNLSAFITVAAGVLILHETIDWYHLIGGVLVIGGVIGGNVVKKRNS; encoded by the coding sequence GTGAACATTTCAAAACAGAAAGCGTATGCTGCCGCGATAGGCTACGCCACGATTATTGGTTTTTCATTTTTGTTTGTCAAAATTGCATTAGAATCAGCAAATCCGATCGATTTATTGGCACACCGCTTTACGATTTCTTTTGCAGCCGCACTATTGCTGTATCCATTTTTACGAAAGAAGAACCGTCTCTCTATTCAATGGCGTGATCTTCTCTACATCGTACCGTTTTCCTTGCTTTACCCTGTGTTGTTTTTTGCTTTTCAAGTATGGGGGCTGATGTATACCTCTTCGTCAGAGGCTGGTATTATCCAGGCAACGATTCCCATTCTGACGATGGTGCTGGCCGCGTGGTTTTTAAAGGAACGCGCGACATGGATACAAGTGCTGTTTACCATTCTTTCTGTGTGCGGGGTGATGCTTCTCTTTGTTATGAAAGGAATTGATGTAAAGCATTCACACATGATCGGCTATGTGCTGATATTGCTTTCAGCCTTATCCTCCAGTGCATATAGTGTATTTGCCCGGGTGATTACACGGCGCTTCCATGTGATTGAACTCACCTTCGTGATGACATTCTTTGGGTTTGTCTTCTTCAATGCCGCTGCGCTCATTCGGCATTCGGTCAACGGGACAATGCCGCAATTTTTCAGCCCATTTACACAAGCATCCTTTGTATGGTCAATGCTCTTTTTAGGCATTCTTTCTTCACTTCTCACGGCATATTTATCCAACTATGCCCTCTCTCAGCTTGAAGCGGCAAAGGTCAGCATCTTTAACAATTTATCTGCGTTTATTACGGTCGCCGCTGGGGTTCTCATTTTACATGAAACAATCGATTGGTATCATCTCATCGGAGGTGTGCTGGTTATTGGCGGAGTGATTGGCGGGAATGTAGTGAAGAAGCGGAATTCATAA
- a CDS encoding PLP-dependent aminotransferase family protein: MRKYDQLILSLKEKMASGEYSAGMKIPSIRHLATQYAVSKSTVIKALATLEREHLLYSVERSGYYVVKTKQSAGKQDSTWIDFASSAPDPVVFPYVDFQHCINQAIDLYQNDLFIYGTANGLPSLLPVISKRLMDYQVFANPEQIVMTSGIQLALSILSTIPFPNGKQTILVEQPGYHLYLQYLEKNQLPVRGIQRTEKGIDLQELERIFREEEIRFFYTMPRFQNPLGTSLSKQEKKAIAALAEKYDVYIVEDDYIADLEFDAKRDPIYSYDQAGKVIYLKSFSKIIFPGLRTGAVVLPEELIGPFSEHKRLIDIDSSMLSQAALEIYLKSGMFERHRERMQTTYRNRSKQLVTCLKNDQIAYQLGEEGPATHTHVRVDRSIPMNQLIQHLKKESVSIQSIDRHYLSTHQKDPILQLNIWHVKEEQITRGVDLLKTAFQQIGRY, translated from the coding sequence GTGAGGAAATATGATCAGCTTATTCTCAGCTTAAAAGAGAAAATGGCGTCTGGTGAATACAGTGCTGGCATGAAGATCCCTTCCATTCGCCATTTAGCAACTCAATATGCAGTGAGTAAAAGCACTGTCATCAAAGCGCTGGCTACATTAGAACGTGAACATCTGCTGTATTCTGTAGAAAGAAGCGGCTATTATGTTGTGAAAACGAAGCAGTCGGCGGGCAAACAGGACAGCACATGGATTGATTTTGCTTCATCTGCACCTGATCCCGTCGTGTTTCCATATGTCGATTTCCAGCACTGCATCAACCAAGCCATTGATTTGTATCAAAATGACTTGTTTATTTACGGCACAGCCAACGGATTACCATCGCTGCTTCCAGTCATTTCTAAGCGATTAATGGATTATCAAGTATTTGCAAATCCAGAACAGATCGTCATGACCTCTGGTATTCAGCTGGCGTTATCCATTTTAAGCACCATTCCTTTTCCGAATGGAAAACAGACCATACTAGTCGAACAGCCTGGCTATCACCTATACCTCCAATATTTAGAGAAAAATCAACTGCCCGTGCGGGGGATTCAGCGGACGGAAAAGGGAATTGATCTTCAGGAATTGGAGCGTATCTTTCGAGAAGAGGAGATTCGTTTTTTCTATACGATGCCAAGGTTTCAAAACCCGCTTGGAACGAGCTTGTCAAAACAGGAGAAAAAAGCGATTGCAGCTCTTGCCGAGAAATATGATGTCTATATCGTTGAAGATGATTATATAGCCGATTTAGAATTCGATGCAAAAAGAGACCCGATCTATTCATACGATCAGGCGGGTAAGGTCATTTATTTAAAGAGCTTCTCCAAAATTATCTTTCCGGGACTTCGAACAGGAGCAGTCGTTTTACCTGAGGAACTGATTGGACCTTTTAGTGAACACAAACGGCTCATTGACATCGACAGCTCCATGCTGTCACAGGCAGCCTTAGAAATATATTTAAAAAGTGGGATGTTTGAACGGCATCGAGAAAGAATGCAGACAACCTATCGCAACCGATCCAAACAGCTGGTGACTTGTCTGAAAAATGATCAAATCGCTTATCAACTGGGAGAAGAGGGGCCAGCTACTCATACACATGTACGTGTCGATCGGTCGATTCCGATGAATCAGCTCATTCAGCACCTAAAAAAGGAATCTGTTTCCATTCAGTCAATCGACCGCCATTACCTGTCAACCCATCAAAAAGACCCCATTCTTCAGCTGAACATCTGGCATGTGAAAGAAGAGCAAATCACACGTGGAGTCGATTTGCTAAAGACAGCATTTCAGCAAATTGGGCGATATTAA
- a CDS encoding 4'-phosphopantetheinyl transferase family protein — translation MKIFAIQLLHLDEIGARQQIDCLKPFVSPAKRAAAERFRFLVDARRTLLGEVLVRQMIHDMYDLPIDQIVFATEGNGKPFVRHIPSFHFNLSHSGDWVVCAIDDAPVGIDIEEIKPIDLAIAKRFFSADEYEDLLSQPAERQEAYFFHLWSMKEAFIKLTGKGLSYGLSSFTARLSEDGLATLILPDHEAPCFVQTYSLDPAYQMAVCTRKPAAAESVEILSCRDVLSRL, via the coding sequence ATGAAGATATTTGCTATCCAATTACTACACTTAGATGAAATAGGTGCACGACAACAAATCGATTGCCTGAAACCTTTTGTATCACCTGCAAAGCGTGCTGCGGCTGAGCGCTTTCGTTTTTTGGTCGATGCAAGAAGGACCCTGTTAGGTGAGGTGCTGGTTCGTCAAATGATCCATGATATGTACGATCTGCCTATTGATCAAATCGTTTTTGCAACAGAGGGCAACGGCAAGCCTTTCGTCCGGCACATTCCTTCTTTTCACTTTAATCTTTCTCACTCTGGTGATTGGGTCGTATGCGCAATAGATGATGCACCTGTAGGTATTGATATTGAGGAGATCAAACCGATTGATCTAGCGATTGCTAAACGATTTTTTTCAGCAGATGAGTATGAGGATTTACTTTCACAACCGGCAGAACGGCAGGAAGCCTACTTCTTTCATTTATGGTCAATGAAGGAGGCCTTTATCAAGCTGACTGGAAAGGGATTATCTTATGGTCTTTCGTCCTTTACAGCCCGTCTGTCAGAGGATGGACTGGCGACGTTGATATTACCTGATCATGAAGCGCCCTGCTTTGTTCAAACATACTCACTCGATCCTGCCTACCAAATGGCGGTGTGCACACGAAAGCCTGCTGCGGCTGAAAGTGTTGAGATACTCTCTTGCAGAGATGTGCTGTCCCGCCTTTAA
- a CDS encoding YczE/YyaS/YitT family protein — MKREHLLRWFFYFVGLIVLAFGLSLTVKGKILGIGPWDAFHYGLFQHFGLTIGQWSIIIGALIVTLTSVFTKSFPKIGALLNMVLIGVFIDFFNAVLPAPHGYLPALYVFITGVVVSGYGVGIYVSANLGAGPRDSLMLLISAKTGLNVQWVRNGIELTVLLFAWMLGGPIGIGTILTAIFTGIVLRFSLPQSTRLLQLLITKTAEKPVQTLIR, encoded by the coding sequence TTGAAGCGGGAACATCTTTTACGTTGGTTTTTTTATTTTGTTGGATTGATCGTACTAGCTTTTGGATTATCGCTGACAGTGAAAGGAAAGATTCTTGGGATTGGTCCTTGGGACGCTTTCCACTACGGACTGTTTCAGCACTTTGGACTCACGATTGGACAGTGGTCCATCATTATTGGTGCACTGATTGTGACACTGACTTCTGTTTTTACGAAATCATTTCCAAAGATCGGCGCATTACTGAACATGGTGCTGATTGGCGTGTTTATAGATTTCTTTAATGCGGTATTGCCTGCACCACATGGGTATTTACCCGCTTTATATGTGTTTATTACAGGCGTTGTGGTATCAGGGTATGGTGTTGGCATTTATGTCTCAGCCAATCTTGGCGCCGGGCCAAGAGATTCATTAATGCTGCTCATCTCAGCGAAAACAGGATTGAACGTGCAGTGGGTTCGAAATGGCATTGAGTTAACAGTGCTTTTATTTGCATGGATGCTCGGCGGACCGATTGGCATTGGCACGATTCTGACTGCTATTTTTACAGGTATCGTCCTTCGTTTCTCCTTGCCGCAGTCTACACGGCTCCTGCAGCTGCTTATTACTAAAACAGCAGAGAAACCTGTTCAAACGCTTATCAGATAA
- a CDS encoding amino acid ABC transporter ATP-binding protein produces the protein MLTVKGLKKSFGENEILKSIDFTINKGQVVAILGPSGSGKTTMLRCLNALETPNGGSFTFDDFSIDFSKKNKSADLLKLRRKSGMVFQDYHLFPHRTVLENVMEGPVQVQRRPKETVRKEAIQLLQKVGLEDKKDLYPFQLSGGQKQRVGIARALAIQPELMLFDEPTSALDPELVGEVLKVMKDLAKEGWTMAVVTHEIKFAQEVADEVIFIDGGVIVEQGPPEEIFKRPKEERTKQFLNRILNPV, from the coding sequence ATGCTAACAGTCAAAGGTCTAAAGAAATCCTTTGGTGAAAATGAGATTTTAAAGTCAATAGATTTTACAATCAACAAAGGGCAGGTTGTGGCCATTCTCGGTCCATCAGGTTCAGGAAAAACAACGATGCTTCGCTGTTTAAATGCACTTGAAACGCCAAATGGCGGCTCCTTTACCTTCGATGATTTCTCGATAGATTTTTCGAAAAAAAATAAATCAGCTGACCTGCTGAAGCTTCGCAGGAAATCAGGAATGGTGTTTCAGGATTATCACCTGTTCCCACACCGCACAGTGCTTGAAAATGTGATGGAAGGTCCTGTTCAAGTACAGCGCCGTCCGAAGGAAACGGTTCGAAAAGAAGCCATCCAGCTCTTGCAAAAGGTCGGTCTTGAAGATAAAAAAGATCTGTATCCATTCCAGCTGTCAGGCGGTCAAAAGCAGCGTGTCGGGATTGCCCGTGCACTTGCCATTCAGCCAGAGCTCATGCTTTTTGATGAACCAACCTCTGCACTTGACCCTGAGCTTGTCGGGGAAGTCTTAAAGGTCATGAAGGATCTAGCGAAAGAAGGCTGGACCATGGCAGTGGTCACACATGAAATCAAGTTTGCCCAAGAAGTGGCAGACGAAGTGATTTTTATTGATGGCGGCGTCATCGTCGAACAAGGCCCTCCGGAAGAAATCTTCAAACGACCGAAGGAAGAACGAACAAAACAATTCTTAAACCGGATTTTGAATCCAGTATGA
- a CDS encoding amino acid ABC transporter permease, which produces MLQSNTLGVVIPWDLLQQSFWPMVMQGIYYTIPLAIIAFIIGIFIALVTALARMSKIKALRWIFSIYVSAVRGTPLFVQLFIIFYFFPTFNITLDPYPSAIIAFSLNVGAYASEIIRASVLSVPKGQWEAGYSIGMTHRKTLVRVILPQAVRVSIPPLSNSFISLVKDTSLASQILVAELFRKSQEIAAANLDQILFIYMEAALIYWVFCFILSLVQHQIEKRLDRYVAR; this is translated from the coding sequence ATGTTACAAAGTAATACCCTGGGAGTCGTCATTCCTTGGGATCTTCTTCAGCAATCTTTTTGGCCAATGGTGATGCAGGGGATTTATTATACAATTCCCCTCGCCATCATTGCCTTTATCATTGGTATTTTTATCGCGCTTGTGACAGCTCTTGCTAGAATGTCTAAAATCAAAGCCCTCAGATGGATTTTCTCCATCTATGTGTCGGCCGTTCGCGGAACGCCGCTTTTTGTGCAATTGTTTATTATTTTCTATTTCTTTCCGACATTTAATATCACACTGGATCCATATCCAAGTGCCATTATTGCTTTTTCATTAAACGTAGGTGCGTATGCGTCGGAAATTATCCGTGCATCCGTCCTGTCTGTTCCAAAAGGACAATGGGAAGCTGGTTATTCGATCGGGATGACGCATCGTAAAACACTCGTCCGCGTCATTTTACCGCAGGCTGTGCGTGTATCGATTCCGCCGCTATCTAATTCATTCATTAGTTTGGTGAAGGATACATCTCTTGCCTCCCAAATCCTCGTGGCAGAGCTTTTCCGTAAGTCTCAGGAAATTGCTGCAGCGAACTTGGATCAGATATTGTTCATTTATATGGAAGCAGCCCTGATCTATTGGGTATTCTGCTTCATTCTATCGCTCGTTCAGCATCAAATTGAAAAACGACTTGATCGATATGTCGCAAGGTAA
- the tcyA gene encoding cystine ABC transporter substrate-binding lipoprotein TcyA has product MKKMFFAIMLGACVALITACGSGASDNANKQSGSKESGDLWKSIQDKGVLTIGTEGTYAPFTFHDKKTDKLTGYDVEVITEVAKRLDLKPEFKETQWDSMFAGLNSKRFDVVANQVGKTGRENQYEFSDKYTTSQAIVVTKSDNNDIKKLSDVKGKKAAQSLTSNYNKLATDAGAKIEGVEGLAQSIQLIQQGRADLTFNDKLAVLNYLKTSGNKNLKVAFETGDPQETYFAFRKGSGEVVDKVNGALKEMKKDGTLAKISKKWFGEDVTK; this is encoded by the coding sequence ATGAAAAAAATGTTCTTTGCCATTATGTTAGGCGCTTGTGTTGCATTGATCACGGCATGTGGATCTGGTGCAAGCGACAACGCGAATAAACAATCTGGGTCTAAGGAATCAGGTGACCTTTGGAAATCCATTCAGGATAAAGGTGTTCTGACGATCGGAACAGAGGGTACTTATGCTCCTTTCACATTCCATGACAAAAAGACAGATAAATTAACTGGCTACGATGTAGAAGTCATCACAGAAGTAGCAAAACGACTTGACTTAAAACCTGAATTCAAAGAAACACAATGGGACAGCATGTTTGCTGGACTGAATTCAAAACGTTTTGACGTGGTAGCGAACCAAGTTGGTAAAACTGGACGTGAAAATCAATATGAGTTCTCTGACAAATACACAACGTCTCAAGCCATTGTTGTGACAAAATCAGATAACAACGACATCAAGAAACTATCTGATGTAAAAGGCAAAAAAGCAGCACAATCATTAACGAGTAACTACAATAAGCTAGCAACAGATGCTGGTGCTAAAATTGAAGGCGTTGAAGGTCTTGCACAATCCATTCAATTGATTCAGCAAGGACGTGCTGATCTGACGTTCAATGACAAGCTGGCTGTATTGAATTACTTGAAAACAAGCGGTAACAAAAACCTAAAAGTTGCATTTGAAACAGGAGATCCTCAAGAAACTTACTTTGCATTCAGAAAAGGCAGCGGCGAAGTCGTTGACAAAGTGAATGGCGCATTAAAAGAAATGAAAAAAGACGGTACACTCGCAAAGATTTCTAAGAAATGGTTTGGTGAAGATGTTACAAAGTAA